One Streptomyces sp. V4I8 genomic window carries:
- a CDS encoding GntR family transcriptional regulator has product MPSAPPAPLKQPPAADRVYTHVKQGVLDRRYEGGTLLTEGELAEAVGVSRTPVREALLRLEVEGLIKLYPKKGALVLPVSAQEIKDVVETRMLVEEHAARKAVPAPPGLIERLEQLLAQQKAQAAAGDLAGAAVTDRCFHAEIVRSGGNEILSRLYDQLRDRQLRMGVAVLHSHPDRIAKTLVEHDEILQALRSGDAEAAVGLVHRHIGWFSHLARGEER; this is encoded by the coding sequence ATGCCTTCCGCCCCGCCCGCACCCCTCAAGCAGCCACCCGCCGCCGACCGCGTCTACACCCATGTCAAGCAGGGTGTCCTGGACCGCCGTTACGAGGGCGGGACGCTCCTCACCGAGGGCGAGCTCGCCGAGGCCGTCGGCGTCTCGCGCACGCCCGTGCGGGAAGCGCTGCTGCGGCTGGAGGTCGAGGGGCTGATCAAGCTCTACCCGAAGAAGGGCGCACTGGTCCTGCCGGTCTCCGCGCAGGAGATCAAGGACGTGGTCGAGACGCGGATGCTCGTCGAGGAGCACGCGGCGCGCAAGGCCGTCCCCGCGCCCCCCGGCCTCATCGAGCGCCTGGAACAACTGCTCGCCCAGCAGAAGGCCCAGGCCGCCGCCGGTGATCTCGCCGGAGCGGCCGTCACCGACCGGTGCTTCCACGCGGAGATCGTCCGCAGCGGCGGCAACGAGATCCTGTCGAGGCTGTACGACCAACTGCGCGACCGGCAACTGCGCATGGGCGTCGCCGTCCTGCACTCCCACCCCGACCGGATCGCCAAGACCCTGGTCGAGCACGACGAGATCCTTCAGGCCCTGCGCTCCGGGGACGCCGAGGCGGCCGTGGGGCTGGTCCACCGGCACATCGGCTGGTTCTCGCACCTCGCCCGGGGTGAGGAGCGATGA
- a CDS encoding nitrate/nitrite transporter — MRTSALPGDPLGGRRAVAVWGIGVSVYFVAVIFRTSLGVAGLDAADRFDVNASALSTFSILQLLVYAGMQIPVGLLVDRLGTKKVLGLGVVLFTAGQLGFAFSPSYGMALASRALLGCGDAMTFISVLRLGSRWFPARRGPLIAQLAGLAGMAGNLVSTLVLARLLHGVGWTAAFAGSAGAGAVVFVLLLLFLKDHPEGHEPDPLPHQGAAYVRRQIAASWREPGTRLGLWVHFTTQFPAMVFLLLWGMPFLVEAQGLSRATAGELLTLVVLSNMVVGLVYGQVVARHHEARLPLALGTVGATALLWATTLVWPGDTAPMWLLIVLCAVLGACGPASMLGFDFARPANPPERQGTASGITNMGGFVASMTTLFAIGVLLDATGDDYAVAFSVVFVLQALGVSQILRLRKRAARRERERLVASRVETVHVPA, encoded by the coding sequence ATGAGGACCTCCGCATTGCCGGGTGACCCTCTGGGCGGCCGCCGCGCCGTCGCCGTCTGGGGCATTGGCGTCTCGGTCTACTTCGTCGCCGTCATCTTCCGTACGTCCCTCGGGGTCGCCGGCCTCGACGCCGCGGACCGCTTCGACGTGAACGCCTCGGCCCTGTCGACGTTCTCGATCCTGCAACTGCTCGTCTACGCGGGCATGCAGATACCCGTCGGCCTCCTCGTCGACCGCCTCGGCACCAAGAAGGTGCTGGGCCTGGGCGTGGTGCTGTTCACGGCGGGCCAACTGGGCTTCGCCTTCTCACCGTCGTACGGCATGGCCCTCGCCTCACGCGCCCTGCTGGGCTGCGGCGACGCGATGACGTTCATCAGCGTGCTGCGGCTGGGCAGCCGCTGGTTCCCGGCCCGGCGCGGTCCACTGATCGCGCAGCTCGCCGGACTCGCGGGCATGGCGGGCAACCTCGTCTCCACGCTGGTGCTGGCACGGCTGCTGCACGGGGTGGGCTGGACGGCGGCGTTCGCGGGCAGCGCGGGTGCGGGTGCCGTGGTGTTCGTCCTGTTGCTGCTGTTCCTGAAGGACCACCCCGAGGGGCACGAGCCGGACCCGCTTCCGCACCAGGGCGCGGCGTACGTACGACGCCAGATCGCCGCCTCCTGGCGGGAACCGGGCACGCGGCTCGGGCTGTGGGTGCATTTCACGACCCAGTTCCCGGCGATGGTGTTCCTGCTGCTGTGGGGCATGCCGTTCCTGGTCGAGGCGCAGGGGCTGTCCCGGGCCACGGCCGGTGAACTGCTCACCCTCGTCGTCCTGTCGAACATGGTCGTCGGCCTGGTCTACGGCCAGGTCGTCGCCCGGCACCACGAGGCGCGGCTCCCGCTGGCGCTGGGCACGGTGGGCGCGACGGCGCTCCTGTGGGCGACGACGCTGGTCTGGCCCGGCGACACGGCGCCGATGTGGCTGCTGATCGTGCTGTGCGCGGTGCTCGGCGCGTGCGGTCCGGCCTCCATGCTCGGCTTCGACTTCGCACGGCCGGCGAATCCGCCGGAGCGGCAGGGCACGGCGTCCGGGATCACCAACATGGGCGGCTTCGTGGCCTCGATGACGACGCTGTTCGCGATCGGGGTGCTGCTCGACGCGACCGGGGACGACTACGCCGTCGCCTTCTCGGTGGTCTTCGTCCTCCAGGCGCTGGGTGTGAGCCAGATCCTGCGGCTGCGGAAGCGGGCGGCGCGCAGGGAGCGGGAACGGCTGGTGGCCAGCAGGGTGGAGACCGTGCACGTTCCCGCGTGA
- a CDS encoding carbon-nitrogen family hydrolase, which produces MRASLLQIDVNEGESVESRRVRVSSLVREQAGSADLVVLPELWTTGAFAYEEFGSEAEPLEGPTYEAMAKAASDAGVWLHAGSIPERDPEGPLYNTSLVFSPSGDLAAAYRKIHRFGFDKGEAVLMGAGAELVTARLPETTIGVATCYDLRFPELFRGLVDAGAETLVVPAGWPERRRAHWTLLAQARAVENQAFVLACGTAGTHAGVPQAGHSIVVDPWGEVLAEAGAGEQVLTVEFDPAKVAVTRDQFPALKDRVLGLAAPRR; this is translated from the coding sequence GTGCGCGCCTCTTTGCTCCAGATCGACGTCAATGAGGGCGAATCGGTCGAATCGCGTCGGGTGAGGGTTTCCTCGCTGGTACGGGAACAGGCCGGGTCGGCCGACCTCGTCGTCCTGCCCGAGCTGTGGACCACCGGCGCCTTCGCCTACGAGGAGTTCGGCAGCGAGGCCGAGCCGCTCGAAGGCCCGACGTACGAGGCGATGGCGAAGGCCGCGAGCGACGCGGGCGTGTGGCTGCACGCGGGATCGATCCCCGAGCGCGACCCCGAGGGTCCCCTCTACAACACGTCCCTCGTCTTCTCCCCCTCCGGTGATCTGGCCGCCGCGTACCGAAAGATCCATCGGTTCGGCTTCGACAAAGGCGAGGCCGTGCTGATGGGGGCCGGCGCGGAGCTGGTGACGGCGCGTCTGCCCGAGACCACGATCGGTGTGGCCACCTGTTACGACCTCCGTTTCCCCGAGTTGTTCCGCGGCCTCGTCGACGCCGGCGCCGAGACCCTGGTCGTCCCGGCGGGCTGGCCCGAACGCCGACGGGCGCACTGGACGCTGCTGGCTCAGGCGCGGGCGGTGGAGAACCAGGCGTTCGTGCTCGCCTGTGGAACGGCCGGGACGCACGCGGGAGTTCCACAGGCCGGTCACTCGATCGTGGTGGATCCCTGGGGCGAGGTGCTGGCCGAGGCCGGTGCGGGGGAGCAGGTCCTGACGGTGGAGTTCGACCCGGCGAAGGTCGCGGTGACACGGGATCAGTTCCCGGCGCTCAAGGA
- a CDS encoding maleylpyruvate isomerase family mycothiol-dependent enzyme, with product MSLHPTLQPYADAWTHSIEAISELVTPLVEGEWNRRTPCPGWSVRDVVSHVIGLDCEMLGDPRPIHTLPRDLFHVTNDHQRYMEMQVDVRRHHTAPEMTSELEYTVIRRNRQLRNESRDPGTKVRGPLGAELTLEESMRTHAFDVWVHEQDLRTALGRPGNLDSPGAHVARDVLLGKLPEIVATRADAPRSSAIVLDVHGPIEFLRTIRIDIQGRGTLETAPALGPAATLTLDWETYVRLACGRVTPEAAADRVKAEGDTDLTAAILRNFTVTS from the coding sequence GTGAGTCTGCATCCCACCCTCCAGCCCTACGCCGACGCCTGGACCCACTCGATCGAAGCGATATCCGAGCTGGTGACGCCGCTTGTGGAGGGCGAGTGGAATCGGCGCACACCCTGCCCCGGCTGGTCGGTCCGCGACGTCGTGTCGCATGTCATCGGCCTGGACTGCGAGATGCTCGGCGACCCGCGCCCCATCCACACCCTCCCGCGCGACCTCTTCCACGTCACCAACGACCACCAGCGCTACATGGAGATGCAGGTCGACGTCCGCCGCCACCACACGGCGCCGGAGATGACGTCCGAGCTGGAGTACACGGTCATCCGCCGCAACCGCCAGCTGCGGAACGAGTCCCGCGACCCCGGCACGAAGGTCCGCGGCCCGCTCGGCGCGGAGCTCACCCTCGAAGAGTCGATGCGCACCCACGCGTTCGACGTCTGGGTCCACGAACAGGACCTGCGCACCGCCCTCGGCCGCCCCGGCAACCTCGACTCCCCCGGCGCGCACGTGGCCCGCGACGTCCTGCTCGGCAAGCTGCCCGAGATCGTCGCCACCAGGGCCGATGCCCCCCGCAGCTCGGCGATCGTCCTCGACGTCCACGGCCCGATCGAGTTCCTCCGCACGATCCGCATCGACATCCAGGGCCGCGGCACCCTCGAAACGGCCCCCGCGCTGGGCCCCGCCGCCACCCTCACCCTCGACTGGGAAACCTACGTCCGCCTCGCCTGCGGCCGCGTCACCCCGGAGGCGGCCGCAGACCGCGTAAAGGCGGAGGGCGACACGGATCTGACGGCGGCGATCCTGCGGAACTTCACGGTGACGTCGTAA
- a CDS encoding cyclopropane-fatty-acyl-phospholipid synthase family protein, with protein MNTPASHPPRLTHLTFHGPLSEARAQSLVRRLTRTNPTTVLDIGCGWGELMLRILTAAPDASGTGIDLNADDLARGRRNAEARGLTHRAEFVEESALAATRGPADLVLCVGSSQALSTTEPPEHTTEALRALRGLVTDNGRVLLGEGFWQRTPTPAELKGMWPEAAVTDHHDLATLLDLAVAAGFRPEWTETANLDEWEEFESAYQADVEVWLAQHPGHPLAAETRERLDRHRAQWMSYRGVLGLAYLTLVPAL; from the coding sequence ATGAACACCCCAGCCAGCCACCCGCCCCGCCTGACCCACCTGACCTTCCACGGTCCCCTCTCCGAGGCGCGGGCCCAAAGCCTCGTCCGGCGACTCACCCGGACGAACCCCACCACCGTCCTCGACATCGGCTGCGGCTGGGGCGAGTTGATGCTGCGCATCCTGACCGCGGCCCCCGACGCGAGCGGCACAGGCATCGACCTCAACGCCGACGACCTCGCCCGCGGCCGCCGCAACGCCGAAGCCAGAGGCCTGACGCACCGGGCCGAATTCGTCGAGGAGTCCGCCCTCGCAGCCACCCGCGGCCCCGCCGACCTGGTCCTGTGCGTCGGATCGAGCCAGGCCCTGAGCACCACCGAGCCGCCCGAGCACACCACCGAGGCCCTCCGCGCACTACGCGGCCTCGTCACCGACAACGGCCGCGTACTGCTGGGTGAGGGCTTCTGGCAGCGCACCCCGACCCCCGCCGAACTCAAGGGCATGTGGCCGGAAGCCGCCGTCACCGACCACCACGACCTGGCCACCCTGCTCGACCTCGCGGTAGCCGCCGGTTTCCGCCCGGAGTGGACCGAGACGGCCAACCTCGACGAGTGGGAGGAGTTCGAATCCGCGTACCAGGCGGACGTCGAGGTGTGGCTGGCCCAGCACCCCGGTCACCCGCTGGCCGCCGAGACCCGTGAGCGCCTGGACCGCCACCGCGCCCAGTGGATGAGCTATCGGGGCGTACTTGGACTCGCGTACCTCACACTCGTCCCGGCCCTGTAG